In Symphalangus syndactylus isolate Jambi chromosome 9, NHGRI_mSymSyn1-v2.1_pri, whole genome shotgun sequence, the genomic stretch TTTATtggtaaaattaaatttattaatctttataaaatcCTTCCTCTAATAAGTAACCACCACTGATACTGACAGTTATCTAGTGATAAGAAATTGCACATTTagtcaaaaaataaatcattaaccTGATTAtacaatgataatgaaaacaaattatttgtcTCCAGAAACCATTTGTTGAAGCTGATTTTGGacaatgaaaatgtatttctgaaTCTATATATTGTAATTATAAGTAATATTACTAGCACTATCTATGTTTTTTCTAAgatgtaaacattattttaatatgtcTCTATTCATAAGATACATTTCCATCTAAGCGTGAAACAGAATACTGGAAAGGTTAAATactcttaaaatatttcagtCAAACACCCAAAAGCATAGTGTTTTGCCAGTGCACGGGAGGTATCCACAAAATATCAGCCACATGTCTGAGAGAGGCAGTCTAGTCTACACTGTTACTCTTTACAGGGTTTAACAACATATACACCGTGTTTACGGTAACACTGCCCCACTGATACAAGAAGGAATGCTCTATCTTGATTTTAAATGCTACTTAGTTACCTATctttttaaattcaataaaacCAACTAGGTTTTTTAAAGCATGTAAGTCATTTCATTGGAGGGCAAGATCTTGTTTACCAATAATGTCTGCCTGTAAAGGATAGTATTGCATTCACAGGATTTTTAGCTTTACACAGAAGCTTACCTAAAATAAGACAACATAAAAATACCACTAATAAACAACCCAACATCTTTAAGAATTTAAATACCTAACATCATGACAGTGAGCTTTAGGTAAGAATGTATTATTATAAAGCTTTCTTCTCTATGACTGGACATAATTTGCTATTCCTAAGATAGTAacattagaattatttttcaggATTCCTGCGGAGCTGTATTTACTTTACATCCATGTGAACTGCTGTCATCACTACTGTGTCCAAGCCCAGAGGATGAACTGGAAAAGAAGAGagggggaaaataataaaaagaggaaattggTTTTCACAACACACTCAAAGCCTGAGTAACAGAGGAGGACTTTAATTATCTCCAGTCACAAAGAGAGACAGGAAATTTGGACTTTTAATTAGCCATTTGGAGTGCAGTTGGATATTTTTTTAGCTAGATAATTTAAACGCGAATAATTCAAGTCTGACTAAATGAAAGTCACATAATCAGAATGCAAATAATTGAATTTCTACTGCATTCATTAATTCAGTGTGGAGGTGTGTGTGAAGACTACTACGATGAGCTGTCACAGCTCAATAAAATCTCAgtcaattaattttttcattatcttagtattacatcaacaaaaaagtgaagtgtgtatatatatctatacacatgAATATGTGCATACTATgtgttatataaatacatatacattaaaTCAAAATGCAAGGAAATACCTTTCTGAATCATAAtctatatcattttctttttttccttcttcatcttcttcaggGAAACGTCTGTTCATTAAGGCAAACTTGTGAATTGCTTCTTCCACAGAGTACTTAGTCTGCCCAGAAACACATGCCTCAATGTCTTCTGAATTCAGATGGCTCTGTAAGAAGAGGTGAAGGCTGCTATCTGAAAGCAAAAGTGCATTCTGTAGgactctatattaaaaaaaaaaaggaaaaataattgaacAGGATGGTCAGTGATagggtagaagaaagaaaaacattagaaatgTACCACTGAAGGTAATTTCTCTACTGTGGTAAACTTTTTATCAATTATGGGCTCTGCCCATTAAGGGGAGGAAAGCATATGTTAacttttattcaattatttggAAATTTAGGTGGGTAAAAACATGAAGCTAATAGTTAAGAACATCTgttaaaagaataacttcaagGACATTTCTTCAATTTACCCATCTGTTATTACCATGTGGATTAATTATGGAAATATTTTGCTTATATAGTCATAAAAAGttattctactttaaaaaatttactgcCAACAGCATGTCAATTCAGTGATCTTTATGGGATAGGCTGTCATGAAACATCAAAACTTTCAActactattaaaaattatatgaagaaGTCAATACAATTCTcagcatattttacattttaaaactttacagGTATAGTTATAAACTTAAGGGCATGTTTATGACAGCTCATGAGAGAGATGGCTTTTTTTAATACTTAAGGTTAACTGTAAATTTCTCCAAAATCTTTAGGAACACTGAATCTCTGTGTTGTCAAAATGAGCAACCAAATAAAATTGATCCCAGCCAACTTTACCatatatatcattaaaatatGATAATTTTGTGATGAGTACATACTGCTCTTCCCACATTTAAGATCAAAGTTTACAAATACAGGACAGATTTCAACCAGGGCATCAGAACTACATGGAAGATTAAAAACTATCCTGTAGCAAAATCTATAGATGCTCAAATTCATATTAGtgaatgtgttttctctgaaATGCACATCTTAGAATatgaaatcaaatcaaagtatacctttatatttaaataaaaactggtTTATCTTTTAGCAAAGATGTTGACATATGATAATTTAGTCTCTACTAATAGTTCAATAATTATGTAAGAGGAGACACTAAGACTAGATACAGGGGACAAAACTAACACACTAAAACCCAAGTAGAATTTTGTCCAACATAAGATTTTTCCGATATAACGATCTGTGAAAAATAGATCATGTATTTCAGACCAAATGAACCTTACCTTATATTCTGCTTGTTTAAACAAGTAATAAGGAAAGTAAATCTCTTTTGGCCATTAATATCAATTTAGTGAAAATCCAAGGTCATTATAATTTAACCAAGTccttttttacaaaataaaacaattattcttAACAAAGGCGAAAATGCCTAAAAATGCACAGCATTAAAACCAAAATCTAGCTGTCCCCTTTGCTTCAGCAGGTTTACAGtttgagaaaatattatttactggtctattagaaggaaaagtaaaacctttgtgctttttaaaagacaaaacctCAAGCAAAGCAGCTAAAtccttctttttccctctgtGTCCTCGGCCCTGGGTCCTCCCAAAAGATGACCATGTCACATGATAATGATTAATTTACCAAGTACAAGTAGCTAAGTAGTAAATCCCTCTTACTACTCTTTGAGATTTATTTTCTACActtacaaatatttaccattcttGTTTTAAATACTTCAGATTAAGAGAAGAGTTATGGAGCAACAATCCATTAATATGAACTTGGATCGTGAAGTCTGTGAAGTCCGAGCAGAGTGTTTCCTGTGGCCTCTGTCAGCGGTTTCCTGCCTGCCATAAGTACAAGGAACTGTTCATGGGATTGTACTCGTGGCTTTGTTTCTGTtggaaatgtgttttattttctttataaaataatggGTAatctttaaaattgattttagaTGGTTTGAGGCATTACACCACAAAAGTAATGAGCACTAATGCCAATGATATTGGACACAAATTCATTTTAGCTTTATTTCATGTCTGAAGCAATTCTACTGAGCCTTGAACCGCTCGCGTGTTGCTATTAACTTGCTAGTAACTTAACACGTGGGTACAGCAAACAAAAGTGATCAGAGTCCAGGTTGATCGGGACCTCAAGGCTACTGTCCTTTTTCTTGAGCTATAATTCAATTTCCAATTTTACTGTACATTAGACTCATTATTTCCCAgcgttttctttttctgctcaaTACTGCCATCTGGAGGACACACAGATGAAAAGAGAAGGAGCCAGGCTCACCTAGCTCACAATTCCAAAGAGGGAGAAAGACGTGGCTAGGGAGGGGACATCTCAACACTCCCCCAGGCCTAGAGTTCAAACCAGTGAGTCGGCTAGGCACAGCTTTGGTTTTTGGAATCTTCTCTGTTTCTCTGGCTAAATTCATGCCACCATACTCCATGAgttttaaataagcaaaaatatttttaaatgtatttatatgctTCTTATTTTAGTCAGATAGGTTcattctgaaatttaaaatgaaattttttgagAGTGTTTTCCCTTCTGGTTAGGTGAgcataattaatttattttgagtacTATTTGGCTTACTATCAGAGAGGGCTGTGACTGCCACCATCATAATATTAAATCCTATTTTTTCCTTAGTCATGTTTGTGCCATATTTTCCACAAACAAATCTAATGGCCCAAAATCAATTTCAAACCTAATATAAAGAGTACTTTGTAAAACAGTCAATAAAATGTCATTTGTAGAAACCTCCATTTAAAAAGCATATGATTTTCAAACCtttataaaaggaataaaaaatagcCTCTaggattttaaaagaatttctaaAAAGATATTTATAGTGCAGATCAGAAGTTATTCCTTTCCCCATAACAATTTTAGACTAAACAAagcaaaatctgttttttttccctaaactgGACACAGTTGAAAAGCACAGTTTTCCTCAACATGATTTTATTAGATGTATTACATGGTGGTTTAGCTGAGAACAATATATAGCTATGCAAAATCATTTCATCCTAACTAAGCATGTCCTGGGTCTGCTGAACCCAATAcaatgatatatatacacatctgcaTAGTACATGGAAGGTTAGCAGTttgatgtagaaaaaaaaattaactcagccTGTTTAGCTCTtactataagaaaaaataaaacctacaaaTCTTCATTGAAGACATTCATGATCTATGCTGTGGTGCCCTCTACTGAACACAAAGACATAAAAATCGTGTGTGTGTAAAACTAGCTGTCATGGTTCAACACTAGCCTTTTGTAAAAAAACTTTAATATTccttaatatttgaagaaatacaaaaccaTGATACTAAAGTCTAAACTGTAGGGTAAATGTAGTTGTATTAATGGGATGAATTCAGTAAAGAAGGGAAGCGGCTCCCAGTCATGAACATATCTGTTCAAACCTAAATTGGAAACCCATTCAAACCTAAAAATTAGTAGGAATTCCATTTTTCATAGTTAGAGACTTActgagtttgtattttttagccaGTAACTTTCTTTTCATAATTATTAGAAGGGACTTTAAGTTTGTAATTACTCAGGGGCAAGAATACAAAAGGAAGATTATAATTaagactgaagaaaaatgaatatatttgaaaaatctcACAATCATACCAAATTTAGCCAGCATTTAAGAGTActgctaattttaaatttaccaGGTCCTGGGATTCATATAGTACATCCACCTTTCCtataatttctttatctgtaaaactgAGATCATGCCCAACTCCTAAGATTTTTAGTACTGAGACTAAAACATGTAAAATGCCAAACACGTAGAAAGTGTTCGATAAAtggtagaaattatttttatttggcaCCTAGTCAAAGAAACAATTTTCTAATTCCTCTACAAAGATCAGTACTTTCTTACTACATATGTATCATTTCACAAATGACCTTAAAGAAAaataggtatatatacacatatacaaagaCATTGTGGTTCCAAAAGGTTTGAACATATTTAGTGCTTCTGGTTCATAACTTCAAAACTCACATGAAAACCAGGCTTTAAAAATACATGGTAAAAACCTACAATACAAGCATGTTTCCATGTTTTAATGCTGTGGTTCCTAAAATTCCTCTACAAACAAGGTACGGGCTATTGATGGCTGGCCCTACTTAACAGGTAACCAATGGGGGCTCAGAGGATGTCAAACTGGGGCCAAGACACAGTGCCAAGGTACACATCACATCTGGTTTCCTAAAGTGGACCCAGgttgggtgaggggagggggcacCAGGGGCAAAGACATGGAGGGTGCTACCTTACACAACCCGGGCAAGCACAGATCTGAAGGACACAgaagggaggctggggagggtcaGCAGGGGCTGCAGAGCTCAGGTCAGGCCTGAAGCCAGCCCTGTGGTATTTGACTCCTCACTTCTTTCAGGTTTAGGCTGTGTAGAAGCAtcagctttcatttttaaagtgaaatattaACTTGTAGACAAATCTTCACATACCACAGTGGAACAAATGATATCACAAGAGAACCCCCTGCCAATTCCATGATTTGACAATCCAGTCGGATGACAATCCAGATTCAGTGTTAATGAATCTAGCCGTAGCCCTGGATATGTACACAGTGCTCTCCACTAGAATGGAAGTGTCAGGAGGACAAGGACTTGTTCATTCTTGCAGTCCTATGTCCGTGGCATGCAGCCTGGCCCAAAGCATTCACTTAATCAACATCTGTTGAATGAAGGATCGCTGCAtggtttttggagtttttttcAAGTCCTTTTCATCTGTAGGACACAACCACCCAGTGAGGTTGGCTATGTGTGGGTAACATTATCCCACTCTATAGCAAACAAAGGCTTAAAATGAATGAAGTGACTGTTCCAAGGCTCACATgcagctagaaaaaaaatcaggaaccATGATTATGGGAGACCTAGAACCTGGCTTCTTGAGTTCCTGAACCAGGACACTTTCTACTATGACATCTGCATCAAATACAACCAGCAAACAGTCAAACCATGCACTATGCAAAAATAACCTGGCACAAGCATAACCCCACTATGGCTGAATGACACTCACGGGGTCATTAATTTGGGTAGATCAACTGTGGATAGAAAGGTTGTGTTCAAAACAACGAAGTAATTCCTGGTCAAAAACACATATCCTGCACTTAACTAGCAATGTAATTCAGAGGCACGTGCTGTCTTCTGACCTGAAATAAGACTTTCCTACAGAAGACAAGCTGCCATAGCTCCCCGAGGACAACATGTTCTACACTAGAGTGACAGGCAATTCTGCAGAATTGTGTGGCAGGGACCACATCTCAAGGGAGAGGCCATCAGCCACCTGGGCGTCATAGAGACAACAATTAAAATCAGAGGACTCCTCTAGGGGAAAGGGCAGGAAAAACTTGGCCAGGTCTCTGTCCTGCCATGCCTGTGATACCCccaaaaatacaatgaaatgttTTTGGAGGACTTGGCTCTGCTAATCAGTTCTTCTGGTCTCTTGCCATGTTTATTCCTCTGGCTTCTCTTCATTGGCCCACTCTCCCTCAATTTATAATCTTAGATCTTTCTGTATGCCTCTAGGACACCTTCAAAGGAAAGGCACTAAGTCaatctaatagaaaaaaaattaatattaatgtgCATACTTAATATCCAAACCCTTTATGAGAGAGCCAAATGGGGAGGAGGCAGTATATTATTTCAGGCTAGATCTAAGGTCCTATTTAGTGAACCTCAAAGGAGATGACTTCAGATCCTGAAACtactagaaaaagaaacagtTCGGGAGATTGGGTCCTGTCAGTAACTAATAGTCACATGACTCAGCCTATTTCCTTATCTACAAAATTGGaaattagaaaagcaaaagctGTCTCATGTCTAAGTGCATTAAGATAATAACAGCATTATCTTAACTGTCTAAGTGCATGTCTAGTGCATTAAGAAATAACACGAAGATAGCACACATTGCATGCCAGACACGGTCATGAGTGCTTTACAGTCACTAACTCGTCTAATCTtctcaacaaccctatgaggtaggtactatgattaccccattttatagatgggaagaCACAGGTAGAGGAGGTAAATGATCTGCCCAAGCccccagctagtaagtggcagagtgagGATCTGAACCCAGGTAGCCTGGCCCCGGAGTCTAGGTGTAAATCAGTGTGCTATATGGCCTCTAGCATTCTGGGTATTCCAGCATTCCAAAGAGTGGAGCGGGGGAGGGAAATCACTGGTAGTGTGAACTCAGGCAGCTTTAACTGCAATACCCACCATCACAGAGTAATCCAGAGTTAATAACTCACTGAGACTGTTCACACGCCATCAAATATTCCTTTATAAACATTCCCTTCAAAGATCAGCGTTAAACCATTACAGGAACCCAGAAGGATATTAGCAGCCTGTTATTGAGCTGATTTTGGTCTGTAAATTCTAAGCACTGTaaacaaagacagtttttaaGAAGCGCCTTTTGATAATTAGGCATATTTGTTTCCTGgcaaatttttacttttgtcagCTAAACGCCCATGTCATTTGGATCTGCTTGACAGCTTAAAGGAccatatatttgttatttaattcAATTTGTTCATCGTTTTCTTTCTAGAAGACTTGGTCCCAAATATGTATGAGATGATGTGAGCCACAAGATGGTGCTCTAATATAGGAAATGGACCACTGGGTTTTGCTCTAGTGCAGATGATTTGCATTTCAGAAACAGGAACATTCTTCCCCACACCACCATGCAGCTCTTGCAAAGCACTTGCTCACACCCCTTGTCTGGCCACAGAAGTTTCTGGACACTCACTTTCTGAGGAAATCTTCCAGACCCTGGCGACGCTGATCCACATGCTGGCGATTGTTCATGTTGAAAAATAGGTTTTTAGATGGAAGTTCTGGCAGTTGtcttaggagaaagaaaaaaaaatgtttttaaatgattaattcaAGGTGCTTCTGTTACAGAAATCCCTCAAAGTGAAGGCAAATTATGTATGATgattattatctcacagttattCTATAATTATGATTATacattatatagttatataataagGGTATGAGGAAGTCAGCTTAAAGAAAAACCCATCTTTAAACATTTCTGAGGCCTTTCATGGCCTATACCCATCAAAGTTGGTGAAATTTAAgtgataaattttaaattcagatgCAGTAGCTAAAAAACTAAAGCTACATATTGTAATCAAGGCAAAAGCCTATAAAAATCCGTCATATCTTATATATCTTAATGAAcatcaattttaaatattgaatatcATGACAAAGTCTCCTCAGTATACTCTAAATCACTTACACCAGCAACGCATTGCTTTGGAGTCTCTGCCTCAGCCACACGAATTCTCTGTATCTTCTTCGTACACAGGATGTTTTCATTGTAAAACACATGCTGTTAGTCtgtaaagaaaaagtagaaaaatgagtCTTACctgaggaaaaaaatgcatttcttgTATCTGTAATTCACAATATGATCTCAATATTCATTCTAAATAGGATTTAAACCaccaaacatatatttatatttatgccaGTACTCTGAAATCTTGCACATAACCCAGGAACATAACAGCCCTGAAGACAGCCAGGATGATGGAAATAAGCAGCGTTGCCCCAGGGTGAGGTATGACCTGGCCACTCCCTGCATCCTGAAGGAGCCTCCTACTCACCTATGAGCACTGCTTTCAAgaataaatcataaaaaaaaatcctaacataTAAATGACAGGTAGGAGCTCAGGTTCATCCGTTGCATTTTACCACCATCCACGTAAGCTGGAGGAGCCTTTGGGGCTTAGAGGCACCTCCTCACGACCCTTTATGAGACATTGCAGAAATCTTCATCTCCTTGACATGGCCACCCTGCAGATCATACAAATCACCAGAAATCCTAGAGAACAGCATTCCCTTCTCTACTGTATGTGAGAGGGAGCATGTCTGTCCGAGCCAGAGAATGACCATGGTACGTGGGGATAAGCATCTGACATAGAGGACAGGCCGACCGGAATTCCAGTCCTGGTTCTGCTACAGGGCAAGTCACtcaaacttcagtttcttcagtgCTAAAATGGGATGAACTAGTATATATCTAATTCacagggtggttgtgaggattgaTAATAAGCACTTGGCCAATGTTATCTATTAATAATACTGTTAGTTACTAAGTGTTGGTTTCCTTCCAGCTACCCTACGGCAGACTTGGAAAAAGCCACCGATGGTGTCCCCATGCTAAGCTCAGCCGCAATGCCTCTCCTTTGGGTAAACATAAGACAAGAGTAAATATTCTCCTTTGAGTAAAACAAGCGACTAGCAAAATATTTGTTTCTCctgatttttgaaaatatgagTATCTCTATTCTCTGTATTTCAAAATCCGATTTTCTAATCTAAATGAGAAACCATTTTTTACCCCCAAGATCAGtactatttcaaaattattattctacCACTTAATATGCCCAGCGATTGTTTTCCTTGGGAAATCTAAGTAATTATGTGCATTAGCTCTCAAACTGTTCTCATGAAATATATGACATGGTTCCTGGTATGCTTATGCTTTGTAAAGTTCAGAAAACTTCAGAATGTAGACAGGTTAAAAGGCTCATCCCCAAGGTAGCCACTGGTCTAAATCCTATTATCTTTAACAATATGGCAGCAAAACCGACTGGAAGGAGTTTGTGGCAAATAACATCCTGTGGGTAGACTTATAACACACCAGGGCCTCACTCTAATGTGCTCCTTGGGGACTAGGTTTGCAGACCATGTTATACCAGAACTAGTCCCCTAACAAGGCTTGAGcaggtatcttcccagtaccctctCCCTAAACAATGCCAGACCACTACAGGGATTCCTGACATCTCAGACACAGGCTGGGTCCATTTAAATTCCCTTTAATTTCTCTGCTCACAACACCGTGGTTGTCAATAACTAAAAATCCACCTGGTATCTACACCAGACTAAGGTCCATCCATAAGTCCTTCATTTGCAGGGCAGGTTCAGGGGAGTATTTATGATGGCTACCCAGCTCTAGGGTCTACTAGTTTAAAATTCCAAGTAAACGTTAAGATCCCAGAGTCGTGTGACATCATCTCCCTTGAGgttaatttaaacaaattaaagacCAGCTTCTCTACCTCCAAAGCCCTATGGGTTAACAACTAAGAGAAGCCAACCAGAACTCCCTAGCTCTGCCATTCACTTTTAATTGTATGACAGGTGGAAGTCTCTTCAAGATTAGAGGATACTGAGGTCACTAACTGATTAAGTTCCTCTAAAtctatttgcttgtttttgctgTCCACCAAGCCAAGGCTTATCCATTGTCAATTTATTGGCATTTCAAAAAAGTGCCAGGACACCATCAAATAGTATTTGTGGAACCCATCATTTCTGGCTCCAGATGGAGATTTCTGAATTTACATCAGGCTATTTATAGAGCAGAGCAGAATCTATACTTTCATTAACTCCTGGGAATAATTAAATTTCATGCCTATCATGAAGTGAGTGATAAGGACAcacattttttttagagaaagttAGAAGGcaactaaaaatatttcattttacttcaaATGCTTATTCTTATACAGTCATAAGTTTCCACACAGAATGCAAGTCTAGTGTGAGATTATAAGTAAAACCAAACAGAATCAAAATACATGGAATATGGCTTTACAACACAATCAAAAAAGCAgttctgagtttttcttttattttcgaAGTTGGGGaaacttcaaagaaaaaagagaagaaaggagaatttaaaaaaagaaaagttctacgGCTGGTGTCTGGGTGTCCAATACACCAAGTTAGCTATTTACAATGGGAAGATTAAATAATGGCTAAATTTTACTCCACTTGTGCTATGAAGTCACGGATACAATCTGGGTCAATTTCTGTGCTCCCCAATTGAACTAATTTAGTTTGTATCTGATATGCATCTGATTTAGATGCAAAAAGTATTATCCTCAAAATCGGGGCCAATAAACTATAGCCTGAGGGCCAAATCTGGTCTGACACCTGTCTTTGcacataaagttttattggaatacaattatgctcattcatttatgcactgtctgtggctgcttttcaCCTGCAACAGCAGAAATGAGTAGTCTCGACAGAAACTGTATGGCCCACAAACTGAAGATATTTACTACCTTTACAGAGAAGTTTGCTTACCCTTGTTTAAGATGGTCACAGAAGGCCACACACCACACAACATTGTTCAAGAGATTGTGATACAGTAGGATCCACGCAAGGCACATCATTTCTAGTTGCTTACTCATTACATTAATTACTCAGATTCTAGACAAATTAATCACAATAATTGCACATATCCATTTCCCATCTTCTGATTCTATATATAAAACACCACACATCTCTTTTCCAAAGAACTCTATATCCTCTCAAACTTGAAGGTTATCAGGCATTATATTATCCAGAAATATGCTACAGCAGATCATGAGAAATGCCATTAATGAGCTATAAGTACTCTTTACCCATGCATTTTAGATGCATGCACATCTTCAAATGTGAAggcaataaacattaaaatattaatattaacaaaGGAACAATAAGGGATTCAAATAAGTAATTTTTCAGCTTTAGGAACCATCTTACTAGTTCATGTAAGATAAAAGCATTAGTTGTAATCATTCAAATTCAGTTCTTTGAATGAGAAAAACTTTTACAAGTGTCAACTTTATCCCATAAAATGTATCCCATAAAAGTCCCTCAAAATTACTATTTCTACTGACTACATACTTACATGAATACATATCTCATAGTCAATGTAAGAATGCCAGAAGTCCTCCTTCTGAATCCTAGGATCTCGAACCCAGACACTTACAAATTCCTGTAATGGcataataaacaaagaaatattctTCAGAACTGCAAGTAGGACTGGAAAGAACTGAGCAAACGACTGCGctaaaacaaaactgaaatgaG encodes the following:
- the SNX10 gene encoding sorting nexin-10 isoform X1; translation: MFPEQQKEEFVSVWVRDPRIQKEDFWHSYIDYEICIHTNSMCFTMKTSCVRRRYREFVWLRQRLQSNALLVQLPELPSKNLFFNMNNRQHVDQRRQGLEDFLRKVLQNALLLSDSSLHLFLQSHLNSEDIEACVSGQTKYSVEEAIHKFALMNRRFPEEDEEGKKENDIDYDSESSSSGLGHSSDDSSSHGCKVNTAPQES
- the SNX10 gene encoding sorting nexin-10 isoform X2, with amino-acid sequence MCFTMKTSCVRRRYREFVWLRQRLQSNALLVQLPELPSKNLFFNMNNRQHVDQRRQGLEDFLRKVLQNALLLSDSSLHLFLQSHLNSEDIEACVSGQTKYSVEEAIHKFALMNRRFPEEDEEGKKENDIDYDSESSSSGLGHSSDDSSSHGCKVNTAPQES